A genomic window from Populus alba chromosome 19, ASM523922v2, whole genome shotgun sequence includes:
- the LOC118029597 gene encoding uncharacterized protein, with protein sequence MEGNLGKEDSNSTKDRQEKKGSGHKRRRGSAQPSPSGVKKTKKEIDRDYREKRKGEMNELKKENKILQESKWRFLGQMDQMKMELRERGEEIISLRIKLDRHDNSLRELEEKLTASGEEKMTALKEEHAQEKLELNTHMNAILEQNTEMKAMLERKNVECAQYAQEKLELNTRMNAILEQHREMKAMLERKNVEYAQNNSMETHNNYSDYVYFPSFYD encoded by the exons ATGGAAGGCAACTTGGGTAAGGAGGATTCCAATTCGACTAAGGATCGACAAGAAAAAAAGG GCTCTGGTCATAAGCGGCGCCGAGGTTCTGCTCAACCATCACCTAGTGGTGTGAAGAAAACCAAAAAGGAGATCGACAGAGATTACCGTGAGAAAAGGAAG GGAGAGATGAACGAGTTGAAGAAAGAGAATAAGATACTTCAGGAATCCAAATGGCGTTTTCTAGGACAAATGGATCAGATGAAAATGGAACTGAGGGAACGTGGAGAAGAAATTATCAGTTTGAGGATAAAGCTAGATAGACACGATAATTCTCTACGTGAACTAGAAGAG AAGTTGACTGCTTCAGGTGAGGAAAAGATGACTGCCTTAAAAGAGGAACATGCACAGGAGAAGCTCGAGCTCAACACACATATGAATGCGATACTGGAGCAAAACACAGAGATGAAAGCGATGCTGGAGCGCAAAAATGTGGAATGTGCACAG TATGCACAGGAGAAGCTGGAGCTCAACACACGGATGAATGCGATACTGGAGCAACACAGAGAGATGAAAGCGATGCTGGAGCGCAAAAATGTGGAATATGCACAG AACAACTCCATGGAGACACACAACAATTACTCGGACTATGTGTACTTCCCATCCTTCTATGACTAA